The following proteins come from a genomic window of Panicum hallii strain FIL2 chromosome 8, PHallii_v3.1, whole genome shotgun sequence:
- the LOC112902395 gene encoding polyol transporter 5-like, which yields MAHGGVTAAPLLPSAAVVPGTPHRNRFAFLCATLASMTTILMGYTLALMSSAQLLIREDLGLTGVQVEVLTGSMNLFMLVSVLGAGWAADLLGRRGTLVLANAFLMAGALAISAGGSYASLMAARFVTSVGVGFARVVAPVYNAEISPASTRGVLSSLLDMFVNVGILLSYVSNYAFASVAVGVVKTCFILVATFLSDRVGRRPLLLASAAGAATALASVALTLCAGGATSSAACVASVLAFVAAFSVGFGPVVPTYSSEAMPLQGTSLGTAVNRVTCGVVTMTFISLAGWITMPWCFFLCAGVAAAAWAFVCAQLPETSGRGLEDMDVLFSK from the exons ATGGCGCACGGCGGCGTCACGGCGGCGCCGTTGCTCCCCTCGGCTGCCGTGGTGCCGGGCACGCCACACCGGAACAGGTTCGCCTTCCTCTGCGCCACGCTCGCCTCCATGACCACCATCCTCATGGGCTACA CTCTCGCGCTGATGAGCAGCGCGCAGCTGCTCATCCGGGAGGACCTGGGCCTCACCGGCGTGCAGGTCGAGGTGCTCACGGGGTCCATGAACCTGTTCATGCTCGTGTCGGTTCTCGGCGCCGGGTGGGCGGCCGACCTCCTGGGCCGCCGGGGCACGCTCGTGCTCGCCAACGCCTTCCTCATGGCCGGCGCGCTCGCCATTTCCGCCGGCGGCAGCTACGCCTCGCTCATGGCCGCGCGCTTCGTCACCAGCGTTGGCGTCGGGTTCGCCCGCGTCGTCGCGCCCGTGTACAACGCCGAGATCTCGCCGGCGTCCACTCGCGGCGTCCTGTCGTCCTTGCTGGAC ATGTTCGTCAATGTCGGCATCTTGCTTAGCTACGTGTCGAATTACGCCTTCGCCTCCGTCGCCGTTGGGGTGGTCAAGACGTGCTTCATCCTCGTCGCGACGTTCCTCTCCGACCGCGTCGGCCGGcgccccctcctcctcgccaGCGCCGCGGGCGCCGCCACGGCGCTGGCCTCCGTAGCCCTGACCCTCTGCGCCGGCGGCGCCACGTCGTCGGCGGCGTGTGTCGCGTCGGTGCTGGCCTTCGTGGCGGCGTTCTCGGTCGGGTTCGGGCCGGTGGTGCCCACGTACAGCTCGGAGGCCATGCCGCTGCAGGGCACCAGCCTCGGCACGGCGGTGAACCGGGTGACGTGCGGGGTGGTGACCATGACGTTCATCTCCCTCGCCGGCTGGATCACCATGCCCTGGTGCTTCTTCCTGTGCGCGGGCGTGGCGGCCGCCGCGTGGGCCTTCGTGTGCGCGCAGCTTCCCGAGACCAGTGGGCGGGGCTTGGAGGACATGGATGTGCTCTTCTCCAAGTGA
- the LOC112872372 gene encoding uncharacterized protein LOC112872372, translating into MAEKDDVIEISMEYLLKKYLLLLATLVATVTYAAGLTQPGGSWPEDSPGGRTAGDSILRVTNYRRYIVFYCFNAISFAASLVVGLLLLVLRKGISVLLLHLMQTVMVVDLLGLVGAYAAGSSHDRFTTVCGAAVLVSGVVAYAAVRILSSARRRRRTQTPAEAAKKVAKEEAEAAKMPASEREILLVLAIFAATVTYVAGLNPPGGFWQTTEEGRHTAGDPVLQRLHPGRYRTFFFCNTTAFIASLLAIMLVVDHRKFHIIQAKLFRVWYVALYGFILTALLGLGGSYAAGSCRDSKHTIYVLSLVAPVVACLVLAWLLVDNQGTNHGRDDGDGKKYDDVNKIRDCIQLLATLAATIAYQAGVDPPGGVWSEDGAGHSVGDPILLTTHPGRFEVFFYFNSAAFVASLVIMAMLQKESLIRLHVLEKAMVLDLFALIGAYAAGSCRDTSTSIYTVAMAGAVLIYVVIHIVFFQVDQNGSGRHKELDQYREVLLLLATLAATLTYQAGLTPPGGFWEKDDSKLGHRAGFPVLQDKYPRRYKAFFYCNAASFMASVALIILLLNANLYRPGIRCYALYVCMVAGMFGLMAAYAAGSSLHLRTSIIALALVIAVFVALVCMAIRLYHLSKKDGLSPSTREEAATTTATDDKPKKKEDDDMMQEYLMLVGILGASTTYLTGLKPPGGMWKDDDGGNGHAAGNPVLYDISRRRYNAFFYSNSTAFMASIVVMALLLLRMMCQWLPGHRHQLRLWPMHTAMFLGMAALLVAYAAGSARDACTSWKVIVLLVPIVAFVMCLFAFYKKKQEAKGETEEEEEAKGDAEEEAGTLQRRS; encoded by the exons ATGGCAGAGAAGGACGACGTCATAGAGATATCAATGGAGTACCTGCTGAAGAAgtacctgctgctgctggccacCCTGGTGGCGACGGTGACCTACGCGGCGGGGCTGACCCAACCGGGGGGCTCCTGGCCGGAGGACTCGCCGGGAGGGCGGACGGCCGGCGACTCCATCCTCCGGGTGACCAACTACAGGCGCTACATCGTCTTCTACTGCTTCAACGCCATCTCCTTCGCGGCGTCGCTCGTGgtgggcctcctcctcctcgtcctgcGCAAGGGCATCTCGGTGCTCCTGCTCCACCTCATGCAGACGGTGATGGTGGTCGACCTGCTCGGCCTCGTGGGGGCCTACGCCGCCGGTAGCAGCCACGACAGGTTCACCACCGTCTGCGGCGCCGCCGTGCTTGTGTCCGGCGTCGTCGCCTACGCGGCCGTGAGGATCCTTTCGTCAGCCAGGCGCAGGCGCCGGACCCAGACcccggcggaggcggcgaaAAAGGTGGCCAAGGAGGAGGCTGAGGCGGCGAAAATGCCGGCAAGCGAGCGCGAGATCCTGCTGGTGCTCGCCATCTTCGCGGCGACCGTCACGTACGTGGCCGGGTTGAACCCGCCCGGCGGCTTCTGGCAGACCACGGAGGAGGGCCGCCACACCGCCGGCGACCCGGTGCTGCAGCGCCTCCATCCCGGGCGCTACAGGACCTTCTTCTTCTGCAACACCACCGCCTTCATCGCGTCCCTGCTCGCCATCATGCTCGTCGTGGACCACAGGAAGTTCCACATCATCCAGGCGAAGTTGTTCCGGGTGTGGTACGTTGCCCTGTACGGGTTCATCCTCACAGCGCTCTTGGGCCTCGGTGGCTCCTACGCCGCGGGGAGCTGCAGGGACAGCAAGCACACCATCTATGTTCTCAGCCTAGTCGCCCCAGTGGTTGCCTGCCTTGTCCTCGCATGGCTTCTTGTCGACAATCAAGGCACCAACCACGGCAG GGACGACGGTGATGGAAAAAAATATGACGATGTGAACAAGATTCGTGATTGCATTCAGTTGCTTGCCACTCTTGCGGCGACCATTGCTTACCAAGCAGGAGTGGATCCACCTGGTGGCGTCTGGTCAGAGGACGGCGCGGGTCACAGCGTAGGAGACCCCATCCTCCTCACCACGCACCCTGGGCGGTTCGAGGTCTTCTTCTACTTCAACTCGGCAGCCTTCGTGGCATCCCTAGTCATCATGGCGATGTTGCAGAAGGAATCCCTGATTAGGCTCCACGTGCTGGAGAAGGCCATGGTACTGGATCTGTTTGCCCTCATAGGCGCATACGCTGCTGGAAGCTGCAGGGACACGAGCACCTCCATTTACACGGTCGCCATGGCCGGAGCTGTCCTCATCTACGTGGTGATCCACATCGTCTTCTTCCAAGTAGACCAGAACGGCAGCGGCCGACATAAGGAGCTGGACCAGTACCGTGAGGTTCTGCTGCTTCTTGCAACCCTGGCGGCGACACTCACCTACCAGGCCGGCCTGACCCCGCCGGGCGGCTTCTGGGAGAAAGACGACAGCAAGCTTGGGCACCGCGCCGGCTTCCCGGTGCTCCAAGACAAGTACCCTCGCCGCTACAAGGCGTTCTTCTACTGCAACGCGGCGAGCTTCATGGCATCCGTTGCTCTGATCATCCTCCTCCTGAACGCAAATCTGTACAGGCCAGGCATCCGGTGCTACGCGCTCTATGTCTGCATGGTAGCCGGCATGTTCGGCCTCATGGCCGCCTACGCCGCTGGAAGCTCCCTGCACCTACGGACCTCCATCATTGCCCTAGCACTGGTCATTGCAGTTTTTGTAGCCCTAGTCTGTATGGCAATCAGGCTTTATCATTTGAGCAAGAAAGATGGGCTGTCGCCGTCGACGCGGGAAGAAGCCGCCACGACGACGGCAACGGACGATAAGCCGAAGAAGAAGGAAGACGACGACATGATGCAGGAGTATCTGATGCTGGTAGGAATACTGGGCGCGAGCACGACCTACCTGACGGGCCTCAAGCCGCCCGGCGGCATGTGGAAGGACGACGACGGTGGCAATGGGCACGCCGCCGGCAACCCGGTCCTCTACGACATCAGCAGGCGCCGGTACAATGCTTTCTTCTACAGCAACTCCACTGCCTTCATGGCCTCCATTGTCGTCATGGCCTTGCTGCTCTTGCGGATGATGTGCCAGTGGCTGCCTGGCCACCGTCACCAGCTGCGTCTTTGGCCGATGCACACGGCCATGTTCCTGGGCATGGCCGCCCTGCTGGTAGCCTATGCGGCAGGCAGCGCTCGGGACGCGTGCACATCCTGGAAGGTCATCGTGCTGCTCGTCCCCATCGTCGCCTTCGTTATGTGTCTCTTCGCCTTCTACAAGAAGAAACAAGAAGCAAAAGGAGAgacagaagaagaagaagaagcaaaagGAGAcgcagaagaagaagcagggaCACTGCAACGAAGAAGTTAA
- the LOC112902390 gene encoding uncharacterized protein LOC112902390, which yields MPMAGTGGEDDKQQSLGSTEYQLKKYLLLLATLVATVTYAAGLNLPGGSWLEDSPGGRTAGDSILRETNYRRYIVFYYFNAIAFAASLLLSLLLLLLQKDGGNNYLLLMWAVMLVDGLGLMGAYAAGGSHDRFTTVCAAVLASGVSLYAVVAFLTYFVSHPPDLRLRRGTEAGAGGARRPPAAGELGKKHEILLVLAIFAATIAYVAGLNPPGGFWRQEGHRAAGYPVLQGTHPRRYKAFFFCNTTAFNASLLAIMLIVDHEKLDLEGRIERRVVALYGLIVTALLGLGGAYAAGSCRDSKHSAYVLLLLLPVAACIYLQKALVRVWRRMTTNKLLPCTKEGPQGCCGSFIKLFQNSKIASYICAVGMGGTSEDLKRTREYIQLLATLVATIAYQAGLDPPGGVWASNGEGHSVGDSILLTINPGRYKVFFYFNSAAFVASIVIVIMLQNEHLVRGHALEVALILDFFGLIGAYAAGSCRNTTTSIYTVALAGGVLIYVVIHIVFFTLDHGEDTGEKKDKYESHRVVLLLLAILAATLTYQAGLTPPGGFWEEDNSELGHRAGFPVLQDKYPRRYEAFFYCNTASFMASVALIVLLLNPNLYRPGIRCYALVVCMVAGVLGLLGAYAAGSSLHLRTSIIFLVLVVVGFAIVVGLAIHRHCVPPPPVTTTTTTATKVPEPNSGDPAPPNNVLEKQERPVTTTTTKVAEPNSGDPAPPNNVLEKQERSVTTTTTKVSESNSSDPAPPNNMLEKQERLVTTTKVPEPNSGNPALPPNNVLEKQERHVTTTNNKVSEPNSSDPAPPNNVLEKQERPVTTTTKVSEPNSGDPAPPNNVLEIQVRSVTITTTTTKVPEPNSSHPAPPNNGAEETAMYLMLVGILAASVTYLTGLKPPGGMWRGDGNGHSAGNPVLYDTNKLRYNIFFYSNSISFIASVVVIALLLLRMMLLPATAMVLGPIHAAMVLDMLFLLVAYAAGSVRDSHRSWKVIMIFPAVVLVVFFFFFVSRKQTVSRNQTEKAEESTVDGGEKGECKGPHSIRIIQL from the exons ATGCCAATGGCCGgaaccggcggcgaggacgacAAACAACAGAGCCTGGGATCGACGGAGTACCAGCTGAAGAAgtacctgctgctgctggccacCCTGGTGGCGACGGTGACCTACGCGGCGGGGCTCAATCTGCCGGGGGGCTCCTGGCTGGAGGACTCGCCGGGAGGGCGGACGGCAGGCGACTCCATCCTCCGGGAGACCAACTACAGGCGCTACATCGTCTTCTACTACTTCAACGCCATCGCCTTCGCGGCGTCGCTCCTGCtcagcctcctcctcctcctcctgcagaAGGACGGCGGCAACAACTACCTGCTCCTCATGTGGGCGGTGatgctcgtcgacgggctcggcCTCATGGGGGCCTACGCCGCCGGCGGCAGCCACGACAGGTTCACCACCGTTTGCGCCGCCGTTCTGGCGTCTGGCGTCTCACTCTACGCGGTCGTGGCCTTCCTCACTTACTTTGTGAGCCACCCTCCTGATCTACGCCTCCGGCGGGGAACTGAAGCAGGCGCCGGAGGTGCCCGGCGGCCTCCTGCTGCCGGCGAGCTCGGGAAGAAGCACGAGATCCTGCTGGTGCTCGCCATCTTCGCCGCGACGATCGCGTACGTCGCCGGGCTGAACCCGCCCGGCGGCTTCTGGCGGCAGGAgggccaccgcgccgccggctACCCGGTGCTGCAGGGCACCCACCCCCGCCGCTACAAGGCTTTCTTCTTCTGCAACACGACCGCCTTCAACGCCTCCCTGCTCGCCATCATGCTCATCGTGGACCACGAGAAGCTCGACCTCGAGGGAAGGATCGAACGAAGGGTCGTTGCGCTCTACGGGCTCATCGTCACGGCGCTCCTGGGCCTCGGCGGCGCCTACGCCGCCGGGAGCTGCAGGGACAGCAAGCACAGCGCCTACGTTCTTCTTCTACTTCTCCCAGTTGCTGCCTGCATTTATCTCCAGAAGGCTCTTGTGCGAGTTTGGCGCCGCATGACCACCAACAAGCTCCTCCCTTGCACCAAGGAGGGACCCCAAGGCTGTTGTGGATCATTCATCAAGTTGTTCCAGAATTCCAAGATCGCCAG TTATATTTGTGCAGTTGGGATGGGTGGCACGAGCGAAGACCTGAAAAGGACAAGAGAATACATTCAGTTGCTTGCCACCCTTGTGGCGACCATTGCTTACCAAGCAGGACTAGATCCACCCGGTGGTGTCTGGGCCAGCAACGGTGAGGGCCACAGTGTGGGAGATTCCATACTCCTGACCATAAACCCTGGGCGGTACAAGGTCTTCTTCTACTTCAACTCGGCGGCCTTCGTTGCATCCATCGTCATCGTAATAATGTTGCAGAATGAGCATCTAGTTCGAGGCCACGCACTGGAGGTGGCCCTGATACTGGACTTCTTTGGCCTTATCGGCGCCTACGCCGCCGGAAGCTGCAGGAACACGACCACCTCCATCTACACCGTCGCCCTAGCCGGCGGCGTCCTCATCTACGTGGTCATTCACATCGTCTTCTTCACGCTAGACCACGGTGAGGACACCGGCGAGAAGAAAGATAAGTATGAGAGTCACCGTGTGGTGCTTCTTCTTCTTGCAATCCTGGCGGCGACACTCACCTACCAGGCTGGCCTGACCCCGCCGGGCGGCTTCTGGGAGGAAGACAACAGCGAGCTCGGGCACCGCGCGGGTTTCCCAGTGCTCCAGGACAAGTACCCTCGCCGCTACGAGGCCTTCTTCTACTGCAACACGGCGAGCTTCATGGCATCAGTGGCTCTCATCGTCCTCCTCCTGAACCCGAATCTGTACAGGCCGGGCATCCGGTGCTACGCGCTCGTCGTCTGCATGGTCGCCGGCGTGCTCGGCCTCCTGGGCGCCTACGCTGCCGGAAGCTCCCTGCACTTGCGCACCTCCATCATCTTCCTGGTGCTGGTCGTCGTAGGTTTTGCGATTGTAGTCGGCCTAGCTATCCACCGCCATTGTGTACCACCACCGCCTgtgaccaccaccaccaccactgcAACCAAAGTTCCGGAACCCAACTCCGGCGATCCAGCCCCACCCAACAATGTGCTGGAGAAACAAGAGCGGCCTgtgaccaccaccaccaccaaagtTGCAGAACCCAACTCCGGCGATCCAGCCCCACCCAACAATGTGCTGGAGAAACAAGAACGGTCTgtgaccaccaccaccaccaaagtTTCGGAATCCAACTCTAGCGATCCAGCCCCACCCAACAATATGCTGGAGAAACAAGAGCGGCTTGTGACCACCACCAAAGTTCCGGAACCCAACTCCGGCAATCCAGCACTACCACCCAACAATGTGCTGGAGAAACAAGAGCGGCATGTGACCACCACCAACAACAAAGTTTCAGAACCCAACTCCAGCGATCCAGCCCCACCCAACAATGTGCTGGAGAAACAAGAGCGGCCTGTGACCACCACCACCAAAGTTTCAGAACCCAACTCCGGCGATCCAGCCCCACCCAACAATGTGCTGGAGATACAAGTGCGGTCCGTaaccatcaccaccaccaccaccaaagtTCCGGAACCCAACTCTAGCCATCCAGCCCCACCCAACAATGGTGCCGAAGAAACCGCAATGTACCTGATGCTGGTGGGGATACTGGCGGCGAGCGTGACCTACCTGACGGGCCTGAAACCGCCTGGTGGCATGTGGAGGGGTGACGGTAATGGGCACTCCGCCGGCAACCCGGTCCTCTACGATACCAACAAGTTGCGGTACAATATCTTCTTCTACAGCAACTCCATCTCCTTCATCGCCTCCGTCGTCGTCATCGCCTTGCTTCTTCTACGGATGATGCTGTTGCCAGCCACGGCCATGGTTCTCGGGCCGATCCATGCGGCCATGGTGCTAGACATGCTCTTCCTCCTGGTAGCCTACGCAGCAGGCAGTGTCCGGGACTCGCACAGGTCCTGGAAAGTCATCATGATCTTCCCTGCtgtggtcttggttgtgtttttcttcttcttcgtgTCCAGGAAACAAACGGTGTCCAGGAACCAAACGGAAAAGGCAGAAGAATCAACAGTGGATGGAGGGGAAAAAGGGGAATGCAAAGGTCCACACTCTATCCGGATCATTCAGCTTTAA